From the genome of Diabrotica virgifera virgifera chromosome 8, PGI_DIABVI_V3a:
atgtctttacattgcatgctcttcttatgttttcgcttctctccctacctaacagacttttccctgatattcgtcgaagtactttcatctctgttgtttctagtaatCGTCTCGTCttatatgtgtcaggtcttgtctccgccgtatatgtcaatataggtctaattgctgctttatagattcttgcttttgtttcttgtcttaggtgtttgttcttccagattgtgtcattaagagatcccgccgctttacttgcttttaagctttgttgtcgtacttcttcttcaacatctccgtaactagttATATCTATTCCTAGATacctaaaccttgcttcctgctttattattttcccatcaatttcgattttacatcatagtgggtatttagatgtcatacatttggttttttctgctgatattatcatattgtatttcttggctgttgtattgacgatgtgtgttaatctttggatatcgtcttctgtctcggcgattaatgcggcgtcgtcttcataacataatatttagatttctctattatattaaagagcagtgggcttaacgagtcaagGTCTGattccgctttgtactggtataaactgtgttaattttccatttatctttgcctgtattcgattatggaagtagatgttttcgatggtttgtataatattgattggtatgtttcttctatacagtaggTGTAAGAcatcttcgacttggatgcgatcgaaagcctttgtcatgtctataaaacataaatatgctggcaatgctggtttattgtacttgatggccttttctgtgatttgtcttagtaggtacaaatacggcgtctacgcagaatcctccggatctgaatccttgttgttcatctgataaagttgttattttattgattttgttggttaggacttttgtagttagcttaagtgcggtgatcagtagatttatacctctataattgttggggtcttcattctctcctttcttgaacattggtatcattatgctgtttctccatgcgtctggtatcttaaataaatcatataataaataataataaatttctcattgtatttttaggtttctgaGGCAACAAAGAGATTATTCTCCACCTGAAGATGTTAATTCCAAGTTAGAAGCAATCTTCCAGACCGTCGTCGGTAGTTCAGATATATCTACCGAACTCACAGATCTGAATCAAAAGTTTACTTTATTCATGCAGTGTGAACAGCAACTAGGCCATAGTATTCCTAATTCGTTACTTCATCACATGAAAACATTGAAGGACGTTCAAATATTCTATAACATGCCCGTAGATACAAGAACGCCACTGGAAAGAATGAAATCCATGGACTTGCCGGAAAATTTACATGTTCAGTACGAATATAAACGATTTAATGCTGGTAAGTTTTTTTATTAACCCTTTCACTGCGCATGACACAGATCCGTGTCAGACTGAGACTTTTCAGCCAGTGCGCGTGGCACGGATACGGATCCGTGACACTGTTGCACATGCACATATTGTCGCTTTAATTGCCAGTAGGAACTGAGCGCTAGTTCAAGGCCGGGACTTCTAAAAAGTTTGTTCATTTCGAAATTTTGTTTTAGTGTAGGTggattaatattattattattcatttatttatttatgtatttattcatctatttatttatttatttggtgCACGTCGTAACAGATAGCCAGTATGGGGAAGACTCTCTACATCTGGCCCATGCCGACTGTCTGTATTGTTTTCGTTCTGTCTATTTTCTGTTTATTTGTTATTTCTTTGTTTGTTCTGTCCTGGGCAGCTAGTGGGGGAGGACATTTTACATCCAACCTCGCTGACTGCCTCCCTTTTTAACCTGGAGTAAATGGGTATGAGTGCGAGTGTGAATCGATTAATGTATGAATGATCGGTGTTACTCGTAATTGCCAATTGGTTCTGTTTTGCTAGTTCCATCGTAGATGGGGGGCACACTGCTCGCTCAGCCCGCACATGGGTTGCGCGTGGACGGTCGCTTCACCGGCCGGTCTGGCGCAAGGCTTGTGCGGGAGGCCACCCAATCCATGGAATGCACGCGAAGAGTGCCAGAGGGGAGTTAGGAGTAAGGTCAACGAGTCAGATATGCTCGCTAAAAGCGGTTCCAGACttgtcggctggagaaagagggggtgggtttagtcggtagggGGCCCGTCAAGATGAAGTAGGATGgactgaatccgacacacctttgacaccttcccagacggtcttgcAAAGGCATTGCCGTCAGGCATTAAAAAATGCCGCTTCTGGGCACATTTTCCAGCAAAATATAGCAGTGAATGGGTTAAACACCTAATCTGTGTTTATGCCACTGAAATCTGGTCACTTCTTCTTCGTCTtttattgaagatattcttctttagcggcgaatcgattgagggtaaaatttgattgatccgcgcgcatgcgcacaccgacagtatggtattagtcgttatacgggctctgatttggtgttgaaattt
Proteins encoded in this window:
- the LOC126890620 gene encoding 39S ribosomal protein L50, mitochondrial → MAAFLRHGVFKTGRVVSSKNVLLRSFATKAEKRKGIDRKVGPKIDSTAQSLASKGFLRQQRDYSPPEDVNSKLEAIFQTVVGSSDISTELTDLNQKFTLFMQCEQQLGHSIPNSLLHHMKTLKDVQIFYNMPVDTRTPLERMKSMDLPENLHVQYEYKRFNADTDTMFGGKTAFPKSSTIVTGLKYKDKYKGQKQPLPDF